A stretch of Dysidea avara chromosome 5, odDysAvar1.4, whole genome shotgun sequence DNA encodes these proteins:
- the LOC136256998 gene encoding tyrosine-protein phosphatase Lar-like, whose product MIDPPLSSTVTVSVGDSLTLSCTSRGSPPDTFTWRKDSGPIVQSTSITTVEHTSVTVVFRANYSIDMVTLDDSGAYTCTVTNPLGSDSEIITVDVMALPPSVAPNDFTPTTTTSTSISFQWTPLSEEEANGVVNWYIISCNESIVVNVTGTATMGTVSGLGPFTDYSCTIHAVTGSDGPVSDPVIVRTPEAAPGPPVINTVTNISSSVARVTWTRPTVLNGILATYTISYVINADTRRVTVDYNGEEMQSYNITGLTPYQLFTVTITATNGGGTSGLSNEEFGRSSETAPGVVQFTTSSVSNTEVNVMWSTPSQPNGIITAYQVIYSVYDNTTTVKSGLLGISRSTYSISNLKPGIPYQVLVVAFTSAGRGTENNIEVFFSQELNPSKAPADINIARLNFTSVNVTWTPLTLIEAQGFPHYRVTLMLLSNSNRTKRQTDSITMETTNSYVVFHDLISTTAYSAVVGVRTGSSDMFEDADPITVTVAECPTCSCESPPEATCDDSSVNAVFIVLFVIAVVLNVVLIVVIIYLVVRLKKSSYSPNITGHVYDAVELRSKDDKTFSSSDAEYEIPSTGSMDAKPKGGKVDAVKLQANPAYQVTNYNKP is encoded by the exons ATGATAGACCCTCCATTATCATCTACTGTAACAGTTTCTGTTGGTGATTCCCTCACATTGTCCTGTACCTCTCGaggttctcccccagacacattcacGTGGAGGAAGGATAGTGGTCCAATAGTACAGTCCACTAGTATCACTACAGTGGAGCACACTAGTGTTACTGTAGTGTTCCGTGCTAACTATTCCATTGATATGGTCACTTTAGATGATAGTGGAGCTTACACATGTACCGTGACTAATCCTTTGGGAAGTGACAGTGAGATCATCACTGTTGATGTTATGG CGTTGCCACCAAGTGTAGCTCCTAATGACTTCACACCTACTACCACTACATCAACCAGTATTTCATTCCAGTGGACTCCTCTATCTGAAGAAGAAGCCAATGGAGTTGTTAATTGGTATATCATCAGCTGTAATGAGTCAATTGTG GTCAACGTTACTGGTACTGCTACAATGGGAACAGTTTCTGGTTTGGGCCCGTTCACTGATTACTCTTGTACAATACATGCTGTCACTGGGTCTGATGGTCCAGTGAGTGATCCTGTTATAGTGAGAACACCTGAAGCAG CTCCAGGTCCTCCAGTAATCAATACAGTTACTAATATCAGTAGTAGTGTAGCACGTGTGACATGGACCAGACCTACTGTACTCAATGGAATACTAGCCACTTATACTATATCCTATGTAATTAATGCTGATACTAGGAGAGTAACTGTTGACTACAATGGAGAGgaa ATGCAATCCTATAACATTACTGGACTAACTCCATATCAACTGTTCACAGTAACTATCACTGCTACTAATGGAGGGGGAACCAGTGGCCTTAGTAATGAGGAATTTGGTAGATCAAGTGAAACAG CTCCTGGAGTAGTACAATTCACCACAAGTAGTGTATCAAACACTGAAGTGAATGTAATGTGGAGTACACCATCACAACCTAATGGTATTATCACAGCATATCAAGTGATCTATTCTGTTTATGACAATACCACTACTGTAAAGAGTGGACTGTTAGGTATCAGCAGGTCAACGTATTCTATCAGTAATCTCA AACCTGGTATACCATATCAAGTGTTAGTAGTAGCATTTACCAGTGCTGGAAGGGGAACTGAGAACAACATTGAAGTATTTTTTAGTCAAGAACTTAATCCATCAAAAGCGCCAGCTGATATTAACATTGCAAGGCTAAACTTCACTTCAGTCAATGTCACTTGGACCCCATTAACACTTATTGAAGCTCAGGGATTTCCTCACTACAGAGTTACCCTCATGCTATTGTCTAATAGTAATCGTACCAAAAGACAAACTGACTCTATTACAATGGAAACTACTAATAGTTATGTCGTATTTCATGATTTGATTAGCACTACAGCTTATTCTGCAGTAGTTGGAGTGAGAACTGGATCATCAGATATGTTTGAAGATGCTGACCCTATTACTG TGACTGTAGCTGAGTGTCCAACCTGCAGTTGTGAATCACCACCAGAGGCAACATGTGATGACTCCAGTGTAAATGCtgtttttattgtattatttgtTATTGCTGTTGTGCTCAATGTTGTCCTAATTGTTGTGATAATCTACCTGGTTGTGAGACTGAAAAAATCCAGCTACTCACCAAACAT AACTGGTCatgtttatgatgcagtagaatTACGGTCAAAAGATGATAAAACATTTTCCTCATCTGATGCTGAATATGAGATACCATCAACTGGTAGTATGGATGCAAAGCCAAAAGGAGGAAAAGTTGATGCTGTGAAACTTCAAGCAAACCCTGCCTATCAAGTTACCAATTACAATAAGCCATAA